Proteins from a genomic interval of Helicobacter pylori Shi112:
- a CDS encoding TonB-dependent receptor translates to MFRNKFRIVFVSCIVASSLQAEEKTHTLGKVTTKGEKTFEYNNKMYIERKELQQRQSNQIRDIFRTRADVNVASGGLMAQKIYVRGIESRVLRVTIDGVAQNGNIFHHDANTVIDPNMIKEVEVIKGAANASAGPGAVAGKLSFTTIDANDFLRKNQTYGAKAEAAFYTNFGYRMNATAAYRGKNWDILAYYNHQNIFYYRDGNNAFRNLFHPNYDLQDPSNSEMSVGTPSEVNSVLAKINGYINETDSISVSYNLTRDNSTRLLRPNTTSALSKANDPGSQPAPFVIDFGKELAHTINFNHNLSLKYKHEGGPNFNQPHVESTAFLGVRGGNYNPVVNPFAYNSNEPANPDYIPEVKEWCNNPDNISQCTQGAIRPSNGGYQIGYGAPNSISWQGDSDSSGGAQAGYGQLNATMLSTSANVYHGLVPKNPDYDMTPPNAQNPSANDWTLGNADAEGTLARRIFLINSGVNFKVTHPISEDYGNVFEYGMIYQNLSVFSGLDKGKNGYYKNNIDPNDPNGPGLPYRHYYTDQSSQYPQNLNTPNPLYRNMPQNSHAIGNIIGGFMQANYNILSNVIVGAGTRYDIYTLLDKNGRTHVTSGFSPSATVLYNPIESIGLKVSYAYVTKGALPGDGVLMRDPTVIYQRNLRPAIGQNVEFNVDYNSKYFNVRGAAFYQVINNFINSYGQDTSKNGGGNATAKNMSGNLPETINIYGYEVSGNVRYKNFLGTFSVARSWPTARGHLLADTYALAATTGNVFILKADYDIRRWGLTLTWLSRFVTNMYYEGYSIYYPQYGLIKIHKPGYGVHNVFINWTPPSKRWQGLRISAVFNNILNKQYVDQTSVFQASADAPASDMIPKGKRMALPAPGFNARFEVSYQF, encoded by the coding sequence ATGTTTAGAAATAAATTTCGTATCGTGTTTGTCTCTTGTATTGTCGCTAGCAGTTTGCAAGCTGAAGAAAAAACCCACACTTTGGGTAAGGTAACCACTAAGGGTGAAAAGACTTTTGAATACAACAATAAAATGTATATTGAAAGAAAAGAGCTCCAACAACGCCAAAGCAACCAAATCCGTGATATTTTTAGGACCAGAGCGGATGTGAATGTGGCCAGTGGAGGCTTGATGGCGCAAAAGATCTATGTTAGGGGGATTGAGAGCCGTGTCTTAAGGGTAACGATAGATGGCGTCGCCCAAAATGGTAACATTTTCCACCATGACGCTAACACCGTGATCGATCCTAATATGATTAAAGAAGTGGAAGTGATTAAGGGGGCAGCGAACGCTTCAGCAGGCCCTGGTGCGGTGGCGGGTAAATTGTCTTTCACCACGATTGACGCTAACGACTTCTTAAGAAAGAATCAAACTTATGGGGCTAAAGCGGAAGCGGCCTTTTATACCAACTTCGGATATCGCATGAACGCTACGGCGGCCTATCGTGGTAAAAATTGGGACATTCTCGCTTATTACAACCATCAAAATATTTTTTACTATAGAGATGGGAACAACGCTTTTAGGAATCTCTTCCACCCTAACTACGATTTACAAGATCCAAGCAATAGCGAAATGAGCGTAGGGACTCCGAGCGAAGTCAATAGCGTTTTAGCTAAAATCAATGGCTATATCAACGAAACCGATAGCATCAGCGTGAGCTACAACCTCACACGAGACAATTCTACAAGGCTTTTACGCCCTAACACCACTTCAGCGCTCTCTAAAGCTAACGACCCAGGAAGCCAGCCAGCCCCCTTTGTGATTGACTTTGGGAAAGAATTAGCCCATACGATCAACTTCAACCACAATTTGAGCCTGAAATACAAGCATGAAGGCGGCCCTAATTTTAACCAGCCGCACGTTGAATCCACCGCCTTTTTAGGGGTAAGGGGGGGGAATTACAACCCTGTGGTGAATCCCTTCGCTTACAATTCTAACGAGCCAGCCAACCCGGATTATATCCCTGAAGTTAAGGAGTGGTGTAATAACCCGGACAATATCAGCCAATGCACGCAAGGGGCTATCAGGCCTTCTAATGGAGGGTATCAAATAGGCTATGGCGCGCCTAACTCTATTAGTTGGCAAGGGGATAGCGATTCTAGTGGAGGGGCGCAAGCAGGGTATGGGCAGCTTAACGCTACTATGCTTTCTACAAGCGCGAATGTTTATCATGGGCTTGTCCCTAAAAATCCCGATTATGACATGACCCCCCCTAACGCTCAAAACCCTAGTGCAAACGATTGGACTTTAGGGAATGCGGACGCTGAGGGGACTTTAGCCAGAAGGATTTTTCTAATCAACTCGGGCGTTAATTTTAAAGTAACCCACCCCATTAGCGAAGATTATGGGAATGTGTTTGAATACGGCATGATTTATCAAAACCTGAGCGTTTTCTCTGGATTAGATAAAGGCAAAAACGGCTATTATAAAAACAATATTGATCCTAACGACCCTAATGGGCCGGGCTTGCCTTACCGCCATTACTACACTGATCAAAGCTCTCAATACCCTCAAAATCTAAACACGCCTAACCCGCTCTATCGTAACATGCCCCAAAATTCGCATGCGATCGGGAATATCATCGGTGGGTTCATGCAAGCAAACTACAATATTTTAAGCAATGTGATCGTGGGTGCGGGAACTCGTTATGATATTTACACCTTGCTAGACAAAAACGGCCGCACGCATGTAACTTCTGGTTTCTCGCCTTCTGCAACCGTGCTTTATAACCCCATTGAAAGCATTGGCTTGAAAGTGAGTTATGCGTATGTAACTAAGGGGGCTTTGCCTGGCGATGGCGTTTTGATGCGCGATCCTACGGTGATTTATCAAAGGAACTTGCGCCCTGCGATCGGTCAAAATGTGGAATTCAATGTGGATTACAACAGCAAGTATTTCAATGTGCGTGGGGCAGCGTTCTATCAAGTCATCAATAACTTCATCAACAGCTACGGGCAAGACACTTCTAAAAACGGAGGGGGTAATGCGACCGCAAAAAACATGTCAGGGAATTTACCCGAAACCATTAATATCTATGGTTACGAAGTTTCAGGGAATGTGAGGTATAAGAATTTCTTAGGGACTTTCTCAGTGGCTCGCTCTTGGCCAACGGCTAGAGGGCATTTATTAGCGGACACTTACGCTCTAGCTGCAACGACTGGGAATGTGTTTATCCTAAAAGCCGATTATGATATTCGCAGATGGGGGCTTACTTTAACTTGGCTCTCACGCTTTGTAACTAACATGTATTATGAGGGCTATTCTATCTATTACCCGCAATACGGCTTGATAAAAATCCATAAACCCGGGTATGGCGTGCATAATGTCTTTATCAATTGGACTCCTCCTTCTAAAAGGTGGCAGGGTTTGAGGATTTCAGCCGTGTTTAACAATATCTTAAACAAGCAATATGTGGATCAAACTTCTGTGTTTCAAGCGAGCGCGGACGCTCCAGCGAGCGATATGATCCCCAAAGGCAAGCGCATGGCGCTCCCTGCCCCTGGATTTAACGCGCGTTTTGAGGTATCCTATCAGTTCTAA
- a CDS encoding aminotransferase class V-fold PLP-dependent enzyme, which produces MAKETLPITPDLLKSPYQKIINASTSVFDENHGRSFFSAQFYETIEPYLKEVLTHPIDLECDLNTAKKKNRLTPLKKLFKACFDTEEILVVNNNTSAIFLIANALAQEKEIVVSYGELVGGDFNLKDILLSSGARLHLVGNTNRAYLRDYRLALNENSKMLFKTHNPHFKKDTPFKDLQTLAKEHDLIDYYNLGDVDLLNRAALEEILALKPSLLSFSADKLFNSAQAGIIMGQKEWVEALKNHPLYRALRVGKITLTLLFHSLKAWASHQEDITIHALLNQTKDALLQKALKLYALLKPLELNVSIASSFSKIGNLPDRELESFCVKIQPKNTRALNGEKLYLKLFQKGIIARISCEFVCLEVFSLNEKDFEKIALILAEILNKA; this is translated from the coding sequence ATGGCTAAAGAAACGCTCCCAATAACCCCGGATCTTTTGAAAAGCCCTTATCAAAAAATCATCAATGCGAGCACGAGCGTTTTTGATGAAAACCATGGGCGATCGTTTTTTAGCGCGCAATTTTATGAAACAATTGAACCTTATTTAAAAGAAGTTTTAACCCATCCCATTGATTTAGAATGCGATTTAAACACCGCTAAAAAAAAGAACCGCTTAACCCCTTTAAAAAAGCTTTTCAAAGCGTGTTTTGACACCGAAGAAATTTTGGTTGTCAATAACAACACCAGCGCGATATTTCTCATTGCTAACGCTTTAGCGCAAGAAAAAGAAATCGTTGTTTCTTATGGCGAATTAGTGGGGGGGGATTTTAACCTTAAAGACATTTTGTTAAGTAGTGGGGCCAGGCTGCATTTAGTGGGAAACACCAATCGCGCTTATTTAAGGGATTACCGCTTAGCCTTGAATGAAAACAGCAAAATGCTATTTAAAACCCACAACCCCCATTTTAAAAAAGACACGCCCTTTAAAGATTTACAAACTCTAGCTAAAGAGCATGATCTCATTGATTATTACAATTTAGGGGATGTGGATTTGTTAAACAGAGCGGCTTTAGAAGAAATTTTAGCTCTCAAACCATCGCTTTTAAGCTTTAGCGCAGATAAACTCTTTAACAGCGCGCAAGCGGGCATTATTATGGGGCAAAAAGAATGGGTTGAAGCGTTAAAAAACCACCCCCTTTATAGAGCCTTAAGGGTGGGTAAAATCACGCTCACCTTGCTTTTTCACAGCCTAAAAGCATGGGCAAGTCATCAAGAAGACATTACAATTCATGCGTTATTGAACCAAACTAAAGACGCATTATTGCAAAAAGCCCTCAAACTCTACGCCCTTTTAAAGCCTTTAGAATTGAATGTGAGCATAGCCTCTAGCTTTTCTAAAATAGGGAATTTGCCCGATAGAGAATTAGAATCCTTTTGCGTGAAAATCCAGCCCAAAAACACCCGCGCTTTAAATGGTGAGAAACTTTATTTAAAGCTTTTTCAAAAAGGCATTATCGCAAGGATTTCATGCGAATTTGTATGCTTGGAAGTCTTTAGCCTGAATGAAAAAGATTTTGAAAAAATCGCTCTAATCTTAGCAGAAATTCTTAACAAAGCTTAA
- the nusA gene encoding transcription termination factor NusA gives MEKISDLIECIAYEKNLPKEMISKVIQGCLLKMAQNELDPLARYLVVEENKQLQLIQLVEVLEDNDERLINDPSKYISLSKAKEMDPSVKIKDELSYSLSLESMKQGAINRLFKDLQYQLEKALEDSHFEAFQKRLNSVLMGQVILVDNNQNTFIEIEQQFQGVLSMRHRIKGESFKVGDSLKAVLTQVKRTKKGLLLELSRTTPKMLEALLELEVPEIKDKEIEIIHCARIPGNRAKVSFFSHNARIDPIGAAVGVKGVRINAISNELNKENIDCIEYSNVPEIYITLALAPAKILSVEIKKIPIEELSAEEKESIQERFIVNNHLQKAKVRLLDIEKSKAIGKGGVNVCLASMLTGYHIEFETIPSVKENAENESEKETQKVGVEALESLFKN, from the coding sequence ATGGAAAAAATCAGCGATCTTATAGAATGCATTGCGTATGAAAAAAATTTGCCTAAAGAGATGATTTCAAAAGTGATTCAAGGCTGTTTGTTAAAAATGGCGCAAAATGAATTAGACCCCCTAGCGCGCTACTTGGTGGTTGAAGAAAACAAGCAGCTCCAGCTTATCCAGTTGGTAGAAGTTTTAGAAGATAATGATGAAAGATTGATTAACGACCCTTCTAAATACATCAGCTTGTCTAAAGCCAAAGAAATGGATCCAAGCGTTAAGATTAAAGACGAATTGTCTTACAGCTTGAGTTTGGAGAGCATGAAGCAAGGAGCGATCAACCGCCTTTTTAAAGATTTGCAATACCAGTTAGAAAAAGCGTTAGAAGACAGCCACTTTGAAGCGTTTCAAAAGCGTCTTAACAGCGTTTTAATGGGGCAAGTGATTTTAGTGGATAACAATCAAAACACTTTTATTGAGATTGAGCAGCAATTTCAAGGCGTTCTTTCCATGCGCCATCGCATCAAGGGCGAGAGTTTTAAAGTAGGCGATAGCCTTAAAGCGGTTTTAACGCAAGTCAAACGCACGAAAAAGGGTTTATTATTAGAGCTGAGCCGCACCACCCCTAAAATGCTTGAAGCTTTATTGGAATTGGAAGTCCCTGAAATTAAAGATAAAGAAATTGAAATCATCCATTGCGCGCGAATCCCAGGCAACAGAGCGAAAGTGAGCTTTTTTTCCCATAACGCTAGGATTGATCCCATAGGCGCGGCTGTGGGGGTTAAGGGCGTGCGCATTAATGCGATCAGTAACGAACTGAATAAAGAAAATATTGATTGCATAGAGTATTCTAATGTGCCTGAAATTTATATCACTCTCGCGCTCGCTCCAGCCAAAATTTTAAGCGTTGAAATTAAAAAAATCCCTATAGAAGAATTGAGCGCTGAAGAAAAAGAGTCCATTCAAGAGCGTTTTATTGTCAATAACCATTTGCAAAAGGCTAAAGTGCGTTTATTAGACATTGAAAAATCTAAAGCTATCGGTAAAGGCGGGGTGAATGTGTGCTTAGCGTCCATGCTTACAGGCTATCACATAGAGTTTGAAACCATTCCTAGCGTCAAAGAAAACGCAGAAAATGAAAGCGAAAAAGAAACGCAAAAAGTAGGGGTAGAAGCTTTAGAGTCTTTGTTTAAGAATTAA
- a CDS encoding Eco57I restriction-modification methylase domain-containing protein, with protein MIEFARISLKDFIKKYNPQEPKKETIENFEEEINSLLENAKKQESEEFQKNKINKFLENTYGYECNTNKKVDSAIYVGKEAWVLIEAKALNNKNEFPKDRENPLSKAFCQMVFYFLEEIENNNSLKHAIICNAHEFFLFDCKDLLNLFQNDKKIKKLHKDCVKKEGTDSSTKRFYSDLEEYLKKDFEGELRYTHFNLSSYNPKELPLIYQVLSHEVLLKQRKTLDANTLNKDFYEELLYILGLEEQNDKGKILIKPSRTENSLSDALKKEYNNLDDEEVMALLIAWNNRILFLRLLESLLISFKHFEEPFLTIENFKDFNALNTLFFEVLAKKNNERSLEKEDKISGKIPYLNSSLFDKTPLESNGHEIKLLNNEPLEIHPKSVLKKHENYQKDLKPLPLLEYLFEFLHFYKFTTTLEDIKDNKDTSESRLINPSVLGLVFEKLNGYKEGSFYTPSFITSYMCKESITPIVLDKFNQKYNIECEDLEELKNYLKSYKKDKRKEYLQLLLTLRICDPAVGSGHFLVSALNEMVWIAYELELITSLYRHSLRLENDEIIIHYTQTGEIFNYTKAHSENDPHHHIQKELFELKKSIIENCLFGVDINPNSCEITKLRLWIELLKYSYYIFEEGKNTNALETLPNIDINIKCGNSLIFNFPLNSKLTIGQTLEFSKNLKAEIKEYKNSVMFYKEGLGEKAKILQNIAKLKSLIINYFIEQHQANKHLKETLKAFISEYGDGIFDISAAFGMEMLKIARKNNYRFNPTLTKKQPSPIGVEANRLLIKIKECYETLENLKNSKTLEWRFEFPEVLNDEGDFLGFDCIIGNPPYINTRELSKNNSVTKEKYRQIYREVSGSYDIFILFILMGLRLQKVSNFAWIIPNKFTSTEYGRPIFEKLKSENKIRSIVDVSYIKTFESASVYPILLIGKNNSVYSEYYIESQDDLSDNNLKERTLSIANLRFITMAQYGLKFQSGTTGFEAQKIFSYIQSGSQQDSIPFAVSGSIDKYVCDTSRVPYMRKCFKYPHISIKVPVAKTKIDFWTNEKIVIAGMTKVIEAYYTKTPLALGVGIYAIYDFCGINPLLILGVLNSSFMSWYARENFKDKHMSGGYLGLNKGNLEKLPMFELEKSNQPTADRIIALVDKILALKEKDPKANTQKLEKEIDALVYQIYNLTDEEIKTIEEGQEKPLK; from the coding sequence ATGATTGAGTTCGCTCGCATCTCGCTCAAGGATTTTATTAAAAAATACAATCCCCAAGAACCCAAAAAGGAAACTATAGAAAATTTTGAAGAAGAAATAAACAGCTTATTAGAAAACGCAAAAAAACAAGAGAGTGAAGAATTTCAAAAAAATAAAATCAATAAGTTTTTAGAAAATACCTATGGCTATGAATGCAATACCAATAAAAAAGTGGATAGCGCGATCTATGTGGGTAAAGAAGCTTGGGTGCTTATTGAAGCCAAAGCCCTAAACAATAAGAACGAATTCCCCAAAGACAGAGAAAACCCGCTCAGTAAAGCCTTTTGTCAAATGGTTTTTTATTTTTTAGAAGAAATAGAAAACAACAACTCCCTAAAACACGCCATTATTTGCAACGCGCATGAATTTTTCCTCTTTGATTGTAAGGATTTGCTCAACCTTTTCCAAAACGATAAAAAAATCAAAAAACTCCATAAAGATTGCGTTAAAAAAGAAGGCACAGACTCTAGCACCAAAAGATTCTACAGCGATTTAGAGGAATATTTAAAAAAGGATTTTGAAGGCGAACTCCGCTACACTCACTTTAATTTGAGCAGCTATAATCCTAAAGAACTCCCTTTGATTTACCAAGTTTTGAGCCACGAAGTCCTTTTAAAGCAAAGGAAAACCCTTGACGCTAACACGCTTAACAAAGATTTTTATGAAGAATTGCTCTATATTTTAGGGTTAGAGGAGCAAAATGACAAAGGGAAAATTTTAATCAAGCCCAGCCGCACCGAAAACTCCCTAAGCGATGCTTTAAAAAAAGAATACAATAATTTAGACGATGAAGAAGTCATGGCGTTACTCATCGCTTGGAATAACCGCATCTTGTTTTTACGGCTTTTAGAAAGCCTTTTAATTTCTTTCAAGCATTTTGAAGAACCTTTTTTAACCATAGAAAACTTTAAAGATTTCAACGCCCTAAACACCCTCTTTTTTGAAGTTTTAGCCAAGAAAAATAACGAGCGTTCCTTAGAAAAAGAAGACAAGATTTCAGGAAAAATCCCTTATTTGAATTCCAGTTTGTTTGATAAAACGCCTTTAGAATCAAATGGGCATGAAATCAAATTGCTCAATAACGAGCCTTTAGAGATTCACCCTAAATCCGTTCTCAAAAAACATGAAAATTATCAAAAAGATTTAAAACCTTTGCCCTTGCTGGAATACCTTTTTGAATTTTTGCATTTTTATAAATTCACCACCACCCTTGAAGACATTAAAGATAATAAGGATACCAGCGAAAGCCGTTTGATTAACCCTAGCGTTTTAGGGCTTGTTTTTGAAAAACTCAACGGCTATAAAGAGGGGAGCTTTTATACCCCAAGCTTTATCACAAGCTACATGTGTAAAGAGAGTATCACGCCAATCGTGTTGGATAAATTCAATCAAAAATATAATATAGAATGTGAAGATTTAGAAGAATTAAAAAATTACCTCAAAAGCTATAAAAAGGATAAACGCAAAGAATACTTGCAACTTCTTCTCACTTTACGCATTTGCGATCCGGCGGTGGGGAGCGGGCATTTCTTGGTTTCAGCGCTCAATGAAATGGTGTGGATTGCTTATGAGCTAGAGCTTATTACTTCCTTGTATCGCCACTCTCTCAGATTAGAAAACGATGAAATCATCATTCATTACACGCAAACGGGTGAAATCTTTAACTACACCAAAGCGCATAGCGAAAACGACCCCCACCACCACATCCAAAAAGAACTTTTTGAACTTAAAAAATCCATCATTGAAAACTGCCTTTTTGGCGTGGATATTAACCCCAATTCTTGCGAAATCACCAAGCTCAGGCTATGGATAGAGCTTTTAAAATACAGCTATTATATTTTTGAAGAGGGCAAAAACACTAACGCGCTTGAAACCCTCCCCAACATTGATATTAACATTAAGTGCGGTAACAGCTTGATCTTTAACTTCCCCTTAAATTCTAAGCTCACCATAGGACAGACGCTAGAGTTTTCTAAAAATCTCAAAGCCGAAATCAAAGAATACAAAAATTCTGTAATGTTCTATAAAGAAGGTTTAGGAGAAAAAGCTAAAATCTTACAAAATATCGCTAAACTCAAATCCCTTATCATCAACTATTTTATCGAGCAACACCAAGCAAACAAACACCTTAAAGAAACGCTCAAGGCTTTTATAAGTGAATACGGCGATGGGATTTTTGATATTAGCGCAGCTTTTGGCATGGAAATGCTAAAGATCGCAAGGAAAAATAACTATAGATTTAATCCTACACTGACAAAAAAGCAACCAAGCCCCATAGGCGTTGAAGCGAACAGACTACTCATTAAAATCAAAGAATGCTATGAAACGCTAGAAAATCTAAAAAATTCCAAAACCCTTGAATGGCGCTTTGAATTCCCTGAAGTGTTGAACGATGAGGGGGATTTTTTAGGCTTTGATTGCATCATTGGGAATCCGCCTTATATAAATACTCGTGAATTGAGTAAAAATAATTCTGTTACTAAAGAGAAATATAGACAGATATATCGTGAAGTTAGTGGTTCATATGATATTTTTATATTGTTTATCTTAATGGGACTTCGGTTACAAAAAGTATCTAATTTTGCTTGGATTATCCCAAACAAATTCACTTCAACAGAATATGGGAGACCAATTTTTGAGAAATTAAAGTCAGAAAACAAGATCAGAAGTATTGTAGATGTATCGTATATAAAGACATTTGAAAGTGCATCAGTTTACCCAATTTTATTGATTGGAAAAAACAATTCTGTATATTCTGAATATTATATAGAAAGCCAAGATGATTTAAGTGATAACAACCTAAAGGAAAGAACGCTAAGTATTGCTAATCTCCGTTTTATCACAATGGCACAATATGGTTTAAAATTTCAATCAGGAACAACAGGATTTGAAGCTCAAAAAATTTTTAGTTATATTCAAAGTGGTTCTCAACAAGATTCAATTCCGTTTGCTGTAAGTGGATCTATAGATAAATATGTTTGTGATACATCAAGAGTTCCATATATGAGAAAATGCTTCAAATATCCACATATTTCAATAAAGGTTCCAGTTGCTAAAACAAAAATTGATTTTTGGACTAATGAAAAAATAGTTATCGCCGGTATGACTAAAGTTATAGAAGCATATTACACAAAAACTCCATTAGCCCTAGGCGTTGGAATATATGCCATATACGATTTTTGTGGTATCAATCCATTACTTATTTTGGGGGTTTTGAATAGTAGTTTTATGAGTTGGTATGCAAGAGAAAACTTTAAAGACAAACATATGTCAGGAGGCTATCTTGGATTAAATAAAGGTAACTTAGAAAAACTGCCAATGTTTGAACTTGAAAAATCAAACCAACCTACAGCAGACAGAATTATCGCTTTAGTGGATAAGATTTTAGCGCTAAAAGAAAAAGACCCTAAAGCCAACACCCAAAAATTAGAAAAAGAAATTGACGCCTTAGTCTATCAGATCTACAACCTCACCGATGAAGAAATTAAAACCATTGAAGAGGGGCAAGAAAAACCCCTTAAATAG